The following are encoded together in the Pygocentrus nattereri isolate fPygNat1 chromosome 3, fPygNat1.pri, whole genome shotgun sequence genome:
- the cpne3 gene encoding copine-3 isoform X2: protein MATQCVTKVELTISCENLLDMDVGSKSDPLCVLHMHTSGNQWFEVDRTERVKNCLCPKFAKKFVIDYHFEVVQKLRFSLYDIDNKTIDLSDDDFLGELECTLGQIVSSGKLTRPLLKNKRPAGKGTITISAEEIKDNRVVNFEAEARKLDKKDFFGKSDPYLEFYRQMETGWQLAHRTEVVKNNLNPTWRPFRIPLQSLCGGDMEKPIKVECYDYDNDGSHDLIGIFETNMTRLQQATRVSPAEFDCINMKKKQKKKNYKNSGVVSVKFCQVVKEYTFLDYIMGGCQLNFTVGVDFTGSNGDPRSPDSLHYISPNGVNEYLSAIWSVGLVIQDYDSDKLFPAFGFGAQIPPHWQVSHEFPLNFNPSNPFCSGVEGLVEAYRMCLPQVKLYGPTNFAPIIRHMSQFAQQALQQNTASQYFVLLIITDGVITDMDHTRAAIVAASHLPMSIIIVGVGGADFTDMEILDGDDGRLRSPSGEPAIRDIVQFVPYRKFQNAPREALAQCVLAELPEQLVSYFRLKKLQPPSDPKPS from the exons ATGGCGACGCAGTGTGTGACCAAGGTGGAGCTGACGATCTCCTGTGAAAACCTCTTGGACATGGATGTGGGCTCCAAATCTGATCCCTTATGTGTACTGCATATGCATACATCTGGGAACCAGTGGTTTGAG GTTGATCGCACGGAGAGAGTTAAGAACTGCCTGTGTCCAAAATTTGCCAAGAAGTTTGTCATCGATTATCACTTTGAAGTGGTGCAAAAGCTCAGATTCAGCCTTTATGACATAGACAATAAAACCATTGATTTGAGTGATGACGATTTCCTCGGGGAGTTGGAGTGTACCTTGGGTCAG ATTGTTTCCAGTGGGAAGCTGACAAGACCACTCTTAAAGAACAAAAGACCAGCAGGAAAAGGCACCATTACG atcAGTGCTGAGGAAATCAAGGACAATAGAGTGGTAAATTTTGAAGCCGAGGCTAGGAAACTGGATAAAAAG GATTTCTTTGGGAAGTCAGACCCCTATCTAGAGTTTTACAGGCAAATGGAGACGGGATGGCAGCTTGCTCACAGAACAGAG GTGGTGAAGAACAACCTTAATCCTACATGGAGACCTTTCAGAATCCCTCTACAGTCTCTTTGTGGAGGAGATATGGAGAAGCCAATTAAG GTGGAATGTTATGATTATGACAATGATGGATCACATGACCTTATTGGGATTTTTGAGACCAACATGACACGTCTGCAGCAGGCCACACGCGTTTCACCA GCAGAGTTTGACTGTATTAAcatgaagaagaagcagaagaagaagaactatAAGAACTCTGGTGTTGTGAGTGTGAAATTTTGCCAG GTTGTGAAGGAGTATACCTTTCTGGATTACATCATGGGTGGTTGTCAGTTAAATTTTACT GTTGGAGTGGATTTCACCGGGTCAAATGGTGACCCGAGGTCTCCTGACTCTTTGCACTACATCAGTCCTAATGGAGTAAACGAATACCTTTCTGCCATCTGGTCTGTTGGCTTGGTGATCCAGGATTATGACAG cGACAAATTGTTCCCAGCTTTTGGTTTTGGAGCTCAGATCCCACCACACTGGCAG GTGTCTCATGAGTTCCCTCTCAACTTCAATCCATCAAATCCATTCTGTTCTG GTGTGGAGGGGTTGGTTGAGGCTTACAGGATGTGCTTGCCCCAGGTCAAGCTTTATGGTCCTACAAATTTTGCTCCCATAATCAGACACATGAGCCAGTTTGCTCAGCAGGCGCTACAGCAGAACACAGCTTCG CAATATTTTGTCCTGCTCATTATCACGGACGGTGTTATCACAGACATGGATCATACCCGCGCTGCCATAGTAGCTGCCTCTCACTTACCCATGTCCATCATCATTGTGGGTGTTGGGGGGGCTGACTTCACTGACATGGAGATCCTGGATGGGGATGATGGGCGCCTGAGGTCTCCATCTGGAGAGCCTGCTATACGGGACATAGTGCAGTTTGTGCCTTACAGAAAGTTCCAGAAC GCACCCAGGGAAGCACTTGCCCAGTGTGTTCTAGCAGAGTTGCCTGAACAACTTGTGTCCTACTTCAGACTTAAAAAACTTCAGCCTCCCTCTGATCCAAAACCTTCATAG
- the LOC108428960 gene encoding cyclic nucleotide-gated cation channel beta-3-like, which produces KKEEEKPADPAPAPAPAPAPAPTPAPEAPKPEAKPADTANNTQGAPEGEEGAPPPPPPIVINRVSDDQLREIIKRLRDRTKLHKEKVTDPYASSPECSPPVTPVYRKEDWEKKLEADRIKKEEAERKKKEDDAKKAAAKKEKEEKEKKEKEEKLKEEQEKAAAEAAQRICPKIKCNCIDFLLKPIEDKMDDYLGSTIDPFTDRRYIKWLSVVTVAYNYNIWFATARLCFPYHTPAAVPFWILFDILSDIINVIDIIIFQPRLQFVKGGDIIKDRPMSKQKYRQSTRFQTDLISIIPFDLLSLYFGFSSVYRLNRFLRIESFFEFSDRLESIMAKAYIWRVARTIGYLLYCLHINSCLYYVASAYEGLGSTKWTYDGQGTAYLRCYYFATRTLITIGGLPEPHTLFEIIFQMVNFFMGVFVFSSLIGQMRDVIGAATAGQTYFRASMDTCVAYMNTYSIPRMVQNRVRTWYNYTWDSQGMLDESELLDKMPLVMRTAIAVDINLATFQKIDLFKGCDNQMLVDMLLRLKSIVYLPGDFVCKKGDIGREMYIIKAGEVQVIGGPDNKIVFVTLKAGCVFGEISLLQSAKDGGNRRTANVAAHGFANLFVLDKKDLNDILVHYPESQKVLARKGRKLMKAKGPAAAKTDEEKKKGLALFGNKPPTPKLLRAFGKGGLLDKLKNLEKK; this is translated from the exons aaaaaggaagaagaaaaaccTGCAG ATCCTGCCCCAGCCCCTGCTCCTGCACCTGCCCCTGCACCCACCCCTGCTCCTGAGGCCCCTAAACCTGAGGCTAAACCAGCAGATACAGCTAATAACACACAGGGAGCTCCAGAGGG TGAAGAGGGggctccacctcctcctccacccaTTGTCATCAACAGGGTATCTGATGACCAGCTGAGAGAGATTATTAAGCGGTTAAGAGACAGAACAAAATTACACAAGGAGAAGGTGACAGACCCCTATGCCTCCTCACCAGAGTGCAGCCCTCCAGTCA CACCTGTGTATCGCAAGGAAGACTGGGAAAAGAAATTGGAAGCAGACAGGATAAAGAAGGaggaagcagagagaaagaaaaaggaagatgATGCCAAAAAAGCAgcagccaaaaaagaaaaggaagagaaagagaaaaaggagaaagaggaaaaactgAAGGAGGAGCAGGAAAAGGCAGCAGCAGAAGCTGCTCAGAGAATTTGTCCAAAAATCAAATGCAACTGTATAGACTTTCTTCTGAAACCTATAGAGGACAAGATGGATGATTACTTAGGGTCCACCATCGATCCCTTCACAG ATCGCCGCTATATCAAATGGCTCAGTGTTGTCACAGTGGCTTACAACTACAATATATGGTTTGCAACGGCACGCTTGTGCTTTCCCTATCACACACCAGCGGCTGTTCCTTTTTGGATACTTTTTGACATCCTTTCAGACATAATAAATGTCATCGACATAATCATCTTCCAACCACGACTACAGTTTGTCAAAGGAGGGGACATCATT AAAGACAGACCAATGTCAAAGCAGAAATATAGACAGTCAACAAGATTTCAG ACAGACCTGATAAGCATCATTCCATTCGATTTGCTCTCTCTTTATTTTGGATTTTCATCAGTGTACCGACTAAACAGGTTCTTAAGG ATCGAGTCATTCTTTGAGTTCAGTGATCGACTTGAAAGCATCATGGCTAAGGCTTATATTTGGAG GGTGGCCCGCACCATTGGCTACCTCCTCTATTGCCTGCACATCAATTCGTGCCTGTACTATGTAGCTTCAGCCTATGAGGGACTTGGCAGTACAAAATGGACATATGATGGCCAAGGAACTGC ATATCTGCGATGTTATTACTTTGCCACTCGAACGCTGATCACTATTGGAGGCCTGCCTGAGCCACACACACTCTTTGAGATCATATTTCAGATGGTAAACTTCTTCATGGGGGTCTTTGTGTTCTCCAGTTTGATTGGACAG ATGAGAGATGTCATTGGAGCAGCCACTGCAGGACAGACCTATTTCCGTGCCTCGATGGACACGTGTGTAGCATACATGAATACATACAGTATCCCCAGGATGGTACAGAACAGAGTGCGCACCTGGTACAACTATACATGGGACTCCCAGGGCATGCTGG ATGAATCAGAGCTGTTGGACAAGATGCCTCTGGTGATGAGAACAGCCATTGCTGTGGACATCAACCTTGCCACTTTCCAGAAGATTGATCTGTTTAAG GGCTGTGATAACCAAATGCTTGTGGATATGTTGCTGAGGTTGAAGTCCATTGTGTATCTGCCTGGAGATTTTGTCTGTAAGAAG GGAGATATTGGAAGAGAGATGTACATCATCAAGGCTGGGGAGGTGCAGGTGATCGGCGGGCCTGACAACAAGATTGTATTTGTGACACTGAAGGCAGGATGTGTGTTTGGAGAGATCAG TCTCTTGCAGTCAGCAAAAGATGGGGgaaacagaagaacagctaatgTGGCAGCACATGGGTTTGCCAACCTCTTTGTCCTGGATAAGAAAGACCTCAATGACATCCTGGTTCACTACCCAGAGTCACAGAAAGTTCTGGCAAGGAAAGGAAG GAAACTGATGAAGGCCAAAGGTCCAGCTGCAGCCAAAACagatgaagagaagaagaaaggacTGGCATTATTCGGAAACAAACCTCCCACTCCTAAACTGCTTCGTGCCTTCGGAAAAGGAGGTTTACTGGACAAACTGAAG aaTTTAGAGAAGAAGTAA
- the cpne3 gene encoding copine-3 isoform X1: protein MATQCVTKVELTISCENLLDMDVGSKSDPLCVLHMHTSGNQWFEVDRTERVKNCLCPKFAKKFVIDYHFEVVQKLRFSLYDIDNKTIDLSDDDFLGELECTLGQIVSSGKLTRPLLKNKRPAGKGTITISAEEIKDNRVVNFEAEARKLDKKDFFGKSDPYLEFYRQMETGWQLAHRTEVVKNNLNPTWRPFRIPLQSLCGGDMEKPIKVECYDYDNDGSHDLIGIFETNMTRLQQATRVSPAEFDCINMKKKQKKKNYKNSGVVSVKFCQVVKEYTFLDYIMGGCQLNFTVGVDFTGSNGDPRSPDSLHYISPNGVNEYLSAIWSVGLVIQDYDSDKLFPAFGFGAQIPPHWQVSHEFPLNFNPSNPFCSGVEGLVEAYRMCLPQVKLYGPTNFAPIIRHMSQFAQQALQQNTASQYFVLLIITDGVITDMDHTRAAIVAASHLPMSIIIVGVGGADFTDMEILDGDDGRLRSPSGEPAIRDIVQFVPYRKFQNAPKEALAQSVLAEVPNQVVTFFNMLKLSPLNSRTPVAAAGGTTN, encoded by the exons ATGGCGACGCAGTGTGTGACCAAGGTGGAGCTGACGATCTCCTGTGAAAACCTCTTGGACATGGATGTGGGCTCCAAATCTGATCCCTTATGTGTACTGCATATGCATACATCTGGGAACCAGTGGTTTGAG GTTGATCGCACGGAGAGAGTTAAGAACTGCCTGTGTCCAAAATTTGCCAAGAAGTTTGTCATCGATTATCACTTTGAAGTGGTGCAAAAGCTCAGATTCAGCCTTTATGACATAGACAATAAAACCATTGATTTGAGTGATGACGATTTCCTCGGGGAGTTGGAGTGTACCTTGGGTCAG ATTGTTTCCAGTGGGAAGCTGACAAGACCACTCTTAAAGAACAAAAGACCAGCAGGAAAAGGCACCATTACG atcAGTGCTGAGGAAATCAAGGACAATAGAGTGGTAAATTTTGAAGCCGAGGCTAGGAAACTGGATAAAAAG GATTTCTTTGGGAAGTCAGACCCCTATCTAGAGTTTTACAGGCAAATGGAGACGGGATGGCAGCTTGCTCACAGAACAGAG GTGGTGAAGAACAACCTTAATCCTACATGGAGACCTTTCAGAATCCCTCTACAGTCTCTTTGTGGAGGAGATATGGAGAAGCCAATTAAG GTGGAATGTTATGATTATGACAATGATGGATCACATGACCTTATTGGGATTTTTGAGACCAACATGACACGTCTGCAGCAGGCCACACGCGTTTCACCA GCAGAGTTTGACTGTATTAAcatgaagaagaagcagaagaagaagaactatAAGAACTCTGGTGTTGTGAGTGTGAAATTTTGCCAG GTTGTGAAGGAGTATACCTTTCTGGATTACATCATGGGTGGTTGTCAGTTAAATTTTACT GTTGGAGTGGATTTCACCGGGTCAAATGGTGACCCGAGGTCTCCTGACTCTTTGCACTACATCAGTCCTAATGGAGTAAACGAATACCTTTCTGCCATCTGGTCTGTTGGCTTGGTGATCCAGGATTATGACAG cGACAAATTGTTCCCAGCTTTTGGTTTTGGAGCTCAGATCCCACCACACTGGCAG GTGTCTCATGAGTTCCCTCTCAACTTCAATCCATCAAATCCATTCTGTTCTG GTGTGGAGGGGTTGGTTGAGGCTTACAGGATGTGCTTGCCCCAGGTCAAGCTTTATGGTCCTACAAATTTTGCTCCCATAATCAGACACATGAGCCAGTTTGCTCAGCAGGCGCTACAGCAGAACACAGCTTCG CAATATTTTGTCCTGCTCATTATCACGGACGGTGTTATCACAGACATGGATCATACCCGCGCTGCCATAGTAGCTGCCTCTCACTTACCCATGTCCATCATCATTGTGGGTGTTGGGGGGGCTGACTTCACTGACATGGAGATCCTGGATGGGGATGATGGGCGCCTGAGGTCTCCATCTGGAGAGCCTGCTATACGGGACATAGTGCAGTTTGTGCCTTACAGAAAGTTCCAGAAC gCTCCCAAGGAGGCCCTGGCACAGTCCGTGCTTGCAGAGGTTCCTAATCAGGTTGTCACCTTCTTTAATATGTTGAAGCTCAGCCCTCTCAATTCCAGAACCCCTGTAGCTGCTGCTGGTGGAACCACAAACTGA